A single region of the Nocardioides aquaticus genome encodes:
- a CDS encoding sigma 54-interacting transcriptional regulator: MTATPTAGPSSSPAPEARTVGQLRASGHQLRSLRTEIRENLLDALREGRDPWPGLHGFEHTVVPQLERALIAGHDIVLLGERGQGKTRLLRTMVGLLDEWTPVIEGSELGEHPYDPIIHASQRRAAELGDELPVVWRHRDERYAEKLATPDTSVADLIGDVDPMKVAEGRSLGDPETIHFGLVPRSHRGIVALNELPDLAERIQVSMLNVMEERDVQIRGYVLRLPLDVLVVASANPEDYTNRGRIITPLKDRFGAEIRTHYPTELDAEIRVIRQEADLVADVPDHLIEVLARFTRNLRDSSAVDQRSGVSARFAIAGAETIAAAALHRATRHGEDEAVARVVDLETAVEVLGGKIEFETGEEGREQEVLTHLLRTATAEVVRAHLRGIDLGLLADAIENGAMVTTGEQVTARDFLTGLPVLGESDLYDQVCDALGATNDGQRAGAIELALEGLYLARKVGKDTDGRETVYG, from the coding sequence CCCTCCTCGTCGCCGGCCCCCGAGGCCCGTACCGTCGGCCAGCTGCGCGCCTCCGGGCACCAGCTGCGCTCGCTGCGCACCGAGATCCGCGAGAACCTGCTGGACGCCCTGCGCGAGGGCCGCGACCCGTGGCCGGGCCTGCACGGCTTCGAGCACACCGTGGTCCCGCAGCTCGAGCGGGCGCTGATCGCGGGCCACGACATCGTGCTGCTCGGCGAGCGCGGCCAGGGCAAGACCCGGTTGCTGCGCACGATGGTCGGCCTGCTCGACGAGTGGACCCCGGTGATCGAGGGTTCCGAGCTCGGCGAGCACCCGTACGACCCGATCATCCACGCCTCGCAGCGCCGCGCCGCCGAGCTCGGCGACGAGCTGCCGGTCGTGTGGCGCCACCGCGACGAGCGCTACGCCGAGAAGCTGGCGACGCCGGACACCTCGGTGGCCGACCTGATCGGCGACGTCGACCCGATGAAGGTCGCCGAGGGCCGCTCGCTGGGCGACCCCGAGACGATCCACTTCGGGCTCGTGCCGCGCAGCCACCGCGGGATCGTGGCGCTCAACGAGCTGCCCGACCTCGCCGAGCGGATCCAGGTCTCGATGCTCAACGTGATGGAGGAGCGCGACGTGCAGATCCGCGGCTACGTGCTGCGGCTGCCGCTCGACGTGCTCGTCGTGGCCAGCGCGAACCCGGAGGACTACACCAACCGCGGCCGGATCATCACCCCGCTCAAGGACCGCTTCGGCGCCGAGATCCGCACGCACTACCCGACCGAGCTGGACGCCGAGATCCGCGTGATCCGCCAGGAGGCCGACCTCGTCGCCGACGTGCCGGACCACCTGATCGAGGTGCTGGCGCGCTTCACCCGCAACCTGCGCGACTCCTCCGCGGTCGACCAGCGCTCCGGCGTCTCGGCCCGGTTCGCGATCGCCGGCGCCGAGACGATCGCCGCCGCCGCCCTCCACCGCGCCACCCGGCACGGCGAGGACGAGGCGGTGGCCCGCGTGGTCGACCTCGAGACCGCCGTGGAGGTCCTCGGCGGCAAGATCGAGTTCGAGACCGGCGAGGAGGGTCGCGAGCAGGAGGTGCTGACCCACCTGCTGCGCACCGCCACCGCCGAGGTGGTGCGTGCCCACCTGCGCGGCATCGACCTGGGGCTGCTGGCCGACGCCATCGAGAACGGTGCGATGGTCACCACCGGCGAGCAGGTCACCGCCCGCGACTTCCTCACCGGCCTGCCGGTGCTGGGGGAGTCCGACCTCTACGACCAGGTCTGCGACGCGCTCGGCGCCACCAACGACGGCCAGCGCGCCGGCGCGATCGAGCTCGCGCTCGAGGGGCTGTACCTCGCGCGCAAGGTCGGCAAGGACACCGACGGCCGGGAGACGGTGTACGGGTGA
- a CDS encoding vWA domain-containing protein has product MKDRTRFKRYDGGDPLAPPVDLSEALDAIGEDVMAGYSPERAMREFLRRGGQDQAGLDDLARRVAERRRELMDRHNLDGTLAEVKELLDKAVLEERKQLARDALMDDGDRAFREMQLENLPASPAAAVSELSSYDWQSSEARADFEKIKDLLGREMLEQRFAGMKQALENATDEDRSAINEMLGDLNDLLAKHARGEDTPADFDDFMAKHGEYFPEGPQDIDELLDALAQRAAAAQRMRNSMTPEQRAELDALAQQAFGSPELMDSLSQLDANLRGLRPGEDWGGSERMDGEEGLGLGDGTGVFQDLADLDDLADQLAQSYSGSRMDDVDLDKLARQLGDQASVDARTLQELEKALRDSGTMQRGSDGQLRLTPKAMRQLGKALLRDVATRMSGRQGQRDTRRAGGAGELTGSSRGWEFGDTEPWDIPRTVLNSVRRRAGGARGGSTGGAVGGRAIELEDIEVSETEDRTQACVALLVDTSFSMAMDGRWVPMKRTALALHTLIRSRFRGDALQLIGFGRHAEVMEIEQLTALDAMWDKGTNLHHALLLANRHFRKHPNAQPVLLIVTDGEPTSHLEPDGEVWFSYPPHPLTVAYAVKELDNARRLGAQTTFFRLGEDPGLARFIEQMAQRVEGRVVAPELDDLGAAVVGSYLGSRGRGGAGGSGGGGGLGGFTGRDWFGGGRGSWVG; this is encoded by the coding sequence ATGAAGGACCGCACCCGCTTCAAGCGCTACGACGGCGGCGACCCGCTCGCCCCGCCGGTCGACCTCTCCGAGGCCCTCGACGCGATCGGCGAGGACGTGATGGCCGGCTACAGCCCCGAGCGGGCGATGCGGGAGTTCCTGCGCCGCGGCGGTCAGGACCAGGCCGGTCTCGACGACCTGGCCCGCCGGGTCGCCGAGCGGCGCCGGGAGCTGATGGACCGGCACAACCTGGACGGCACCCTGGCCGAGGTCAAGGAGCTGCTCGACAAGGCGGTCCTCGAGGAGCGCAAGCAGCTGGCCCGCGACGCACTGATGGACGACGGCGACCGCGCGTTCCGCGAGATGCAGCTCGAGAACCTGCCGGCCAGCCCGGCCGCGGCGGTCAGCGAGCTGTCGTCCTACGACTGGCAGAGCAGCGAGGCCCGCGCCGACTTCGAGAAGATCAAGGACCTGCTCGGTCGCGAGATGCTCGAGCAGCGCTTCGCCGGCATGAAGCAGGCGCTCGAGAACGCCACCGACGAGGACCGTTCGGCGATCAACGAGATGCTCGGCGACCTGAACGACCTGCTGGCCAAGCACGCGCGGGGCGAGGACACGCCTGCGGACTTCGACGACTTCATGGCCAAGCACGGGGAGTACTTCCCCGAGGGCCCGCAGGACATCGACGAGCTGCTGGACGCCCTGGCCCAGCGGGCGGCGGCGGCGCAGCGGATGCGCAACTCGATGACGCCCGAGCAGCGCGCGGAGCTCGACGCTCTGGCGCAGCAGGCCTTCGGCTCGCCCGAGCTGATGGACTCGTTGTCCCAGCTCGACGCCAACCTGCGAGGGCTGCGGCCCGGGGAGGACTGGGGCGGCTCGGAGCGGATGGACGGCGAGGAGGGGCTCGGGCTCGGCGACGGCACGGGCGTCTTCCAGGACCTCGCGGACCTCGACGACCTCGCGGACCAGCTCGCCCAGTCGTACTCCGGCTCCCGGATGGACGACGTCGACCTCGACAAGCTGGCCCGCCAGCTCGGCGACCAGGCCTCCGTCGACGCCCGCACGCTGCAGGAGCTGGAGAAGGCGCTCCGCGACAGCGGGACGATGCAGCGCGGCTCGGACGGGCAGCTGCGGCTGACGCCCAAGGCGATGCGGCAGCTCGGCAAGGCGCTGCTGCGCGACGTGGCGACCCGAATGAGCGGGCGCCAGGGTCAGCGCGACACCCGGCGCGCCGGCGGGGCCGGGGAGCTCACCGGGTCCTCCCGCGGCTGGGAGTTCGGCGACACCGAGCCGTGGGACATCCCGCGGACCGTGCTCAACTCCGTACGCCGCCGCGCCGGCGGGGCGCGGGGCGGCTCGACGGGGGGCGCCGTCGGCGGCCGCGCGATCGAGCTCGAGGACATCGAGGTGTCCGAGACCGAGGACCGGACGCAGGCCTGCGTGGCGCTGCTGGTCGACACGTCGTTCTCGATGGCGATGGACGGCCGGTGGGTGCCGATGAAGCGCACCGCGCTCGCGCTGCACACGCTGATCCGCTCCCGCTTCCGCGGCGACGCGCTCCAGCTGATCGGCTTCGGGCGGCACGCCGAGGTGATGGAGATCGAGCAGCTGACCGCGCTCGACGCGATGTGGGACAAGGGCACGAACCTGCACCACGCGCTGCTGCTGGCGAACCGGCACTTCCGCAAGCACCCCAACGCCCAGCCGGTGCTGCTGATCGTCACCGACGGCGAGCCGACCTCCCACCTCGAGCCCGACGGGGAGGTGTGGTTCTCCTACCCGCCGCACCCGCTGACGGTGGCCTACGCGGTGAAGGAGCTGGACAACGCCCGGCGCCTCGGGGCGCAGACCACCTTCTTCCGGCTCGGGGAGGACCCCGGCCTCGCCCGGTTCATCGAGCAGATGGCGCAGCGGGTCGAGGGCCGGGTCGTCGCTCCCGAGCTCGACGACCTCGGCGCAGCCGTGGTCGGCTCCTACCTCGGCTCCCGCGGGCGCGGCGGCGCGGGCGGCAGTGGCGGCGGTGGCGGCCTGGGCGG
- a CDS encoding GNAT family N-acetyltransferase: MRVRPADPADVRGVVALGRAVVPATYEPLSPAYARWCLDRWWSETEVAGALERLPHWVATDDAGRVLGVANLGELDGGPVMWKLYVDPGEHRTGLGSRLLAEVLHAAGDTPLVLERLSGNQRAAMFYATHGFVETHRTVAEAFPDLTWVWMRRTPEVDPS, encoded by the coding sequence GTGAGGGTCCGTCCGGCCGACCCCGCCGACGTCCGGGGCGTCGTCGCGCTGGGCCGCGCGGTCGTGCCGGCCACCTACGAGCCGCTCTCCCCGGCCTATGCCAGGTGGTGCCTGGACCGCTGGTGGTCCGAGACCGAGGTCGCCGGGGCGCTGGAACGTCTCCCTCACTGGGTGGCGACGGACGATGCAGGCCGGGTCCTGGGGGTGGCCAACCTGGGCGAGCTCGACGGCGGGCCGGTGATGTGGAAGCTCTACGTCGACCCGGGGGAGCACCGGACCGGACTGGGCTCCCGCCTGCTCGCCGAGGTCCTGCACGCGGCCGGGGACACCCCACTCGTTCTCGAACGGTTGAGCGGCAACCAGCGGGCCGCGATGTTCTACGCCACCCACGGTTTCGTCGAGACCCACCGCACCGTCGCCGAGGCCTTCCCGGACCTGACCTGGGTCTGGATGCGCCGCACACCGGAGGTTGACCCGTCATGA